A single genomic interval of Dysidea avara chromosome 6, odDysAvar1.4, whole genome shotgun sequence harbors:
- the LOC136258978 gene encoding EEF1A lysine methyltransferase 1-like: MEGERESDEDDVPQLSEHAMAALMEFYAEQQSADTFEHTSVVKENWQLSQFWYDETTTVTLANEALRVAGDNGSIACISCPTLYVKLKEIKPPGCVLTLLEYDQRFECHSDFVFYDYNEPLKLPDSLQANLFDVVVVDPPFLSEECLTKAAMTTKHLAKDKIILCTGAVMEDVAKQVLDVTPCNFVPKHANNLANEFRCYLNYKSDLL, encoded by the exons ATGGAGGGTGAGCGGGAGAGCGATGAAGACGATGTCCCGCAGTTATCTGAACACGCCATGGCCGCCTTAATGGAGTTTTATGCTGAACAACAATCGGCAGACACGTTTGAACATACTTCCGTGGTTAAGGAGAATTGG CAGTTGAGTCAGTTTTGGTATGATGAAACCACTACTGTAACACTAGCAAATGAAGCACTGAGAGTAGCTGGTGATAATGGAAG TATTGCTTGTATATCCTGCCCCACACTTTATGTGAAGTTGAAGGAGATAAAACCGCCTGGTTGTGTTTTAACATTGCTGGAGTACGATCAACGTTTCGAGTGTCACAGTGACTTTGTGTTTTATGATTATAATGAACCTTTGAAATTACCTGATAGTTTACAAGCTAATTTGTTTGATGTGGTTGTTGTAGACCCACCATTCTTGTCAGAGGAGTGTTTAACAAAGGCAGCAATGACAACGAAACATCTTGCTAAagataaaataattttatgtacagGAGCTGTCATGGAAGATGTAGCAAAGCAAGTTTTAGATGTCACACCGTGTAACTTTGTGCCAAAGCATGCGAATAATTTAGCAAATGAATTTCGCTGTTATCTCAACTACAAGAGTGACCTTTTGTAG
- the LOC136258976 gene encoding serine/threonine-protein kinase tricornered-like yields MDVVDSKKELKHRVSGQDNTPMLVDTKTSLDQHKAASVEEHSKQKSSSPSSGNVSPSGSASPRPGMGLPRSGSACSDLQSRRRKLAMIRKSLKPFAHSDPGFNHSIVEKANKRFLEDLCLLGYDEASAAMALVACKNTSVEAALDVLLSWSDTPEKKLSAIHEYPSLTASTQLPPLASAKTAEVSTSTLNVAVGTEASPEKTAPGNTLPPQQQKPGLVSIACQTDPDPQDALTTVQTTPTASLPGHGSGSARSVAVGRSSSFKNCPLPAYNDVVPAASGATSTSGKQAQTQVASTSTTMVSSSQQTTYQPEKRMSPLITEFQDTHISPPPVMRNKSPFVHVSPTPEVRPQSYSPFSVPYSHRGYTSSMYDKQYLHRLGYPTIEEEEDLTMRDSATETEDSGIDEEYITRRPACSTEAFKFFMEQHIENVIRSVKQREQRRMKLEMEMVKRGLDEETSEQMRLILAQKETNHLRLKRAKMNKTMFESITNLGVGAFGRVDLVRKTDTKQLYAMKTLHKADVLQRQQVAHVKAERDILAEADSEWVVKLYYSFQDQQNLYFVMDYIPGGDMMSLLIKLGTFPEHLALFYTAELVMAIESVHKMRFIHRDIKPDNILIDIDGHIKLTDFGLCTGFRWTHESTRYHNASGSHKRQSSIVPDVSAADRMMENCTCHEATKTLERRRAKQHHRCMAHSLVGTPNYIAPEVLRQQGYTQTCDWWSVGVILFEMLVGQPPFYATTASETQTMIINWPKYLKVPSHARMTPEARDLIQKLMSDPDRRIGTNGAQEIKAHPFFKVLDWDVGIRNYEAPYIPKVLYETDTSNFDPPQAQMLHNFSTRSRDQSLPEGPNHPFYDWTFRRFQHDSHHPQRHTKKQAKESKKSQPVYV; encoded by the exons ATGGATGTAGTTGATAGTAAGAAAGAGTTAAAACACCGAGTAAGCGGCCAAGACAACACGCCAATGTTAGTGGACACCAAAACGTCGTTGGACCAGCATAAAGCTGCGTCGGTAGAGGAGCATTCTAAGCAAAAGAGTTCTTCGCCATCTTCTGGGAATGTTTCACCAAGTGGTAGCGCCTCTCCTAGACCTGGAATGGGCTTACCAAGAAGCGGCAGTGCTTGTTCTGATCTACAGAGCAGGAGACGAAAACTGGCAATGATTAGGAAGAGCCTGAAACCATTTGCTCACTCAGATCCAGGATTTAATCATAGCATCGTTGAAAAAGCTAATAAAAGATTTCTAGAAGACTTGTGCCTTCTTGGCTATGACGAG GCATCTGCAGCAATGGCCTTAGTCGCTTGTAAGAACACCAGCGTTGAAGCTGCTCTGGATGTTTTGCTAAGTTGGAGCGATACTCCAGAAAAGAAATTAAGTGCTATACATGAGTATCCTTCGCTCACGGCATCAACTCAATTGCCGCCTCTGGCATCAGCAAAGACTGCTGAAGTTTCAACGAGCACTTTGAACGTTGCAGTAGGCACAGAGGCTTCTCCAGAAAAGACCGCCCCTGGAAATACCTTACCGCCACAGCAGCAAAAACCTGGATTAGTGTCTATTGCTTGTCAAACAGACCCTGACCCACAGGACGCCCTTACAACAGTTCAAACAACGCCTACTGCTTCGCTGCCAGGCCACGGCTCTGGATCCGCTCGTAGTGTCGCTGTTGGACGTTCATCGTCTTTTAAAAACTGTCCTTTACCAGCTTATAATGATGTAGTACCTGCAGCCTCTGGAGCAACCAGTACTAGTGGAAAACAAGCACAAACTCAAGTAGCGTCAACCTCTACAACAATGGTCTCATCTTCACAGCAAACCACTTACCAACCTGAGAAACGTATGTCGCCTCTTATAACTGAATTTCAAGACACACACATTTCACCACCACCTGTGATGCGTAACAAGTCTCCATTTGTACATGTGTCTCCGACTCCAGAAGTCCGTCCTCAATCCTATTCCCCATTCTCTGTTCCATATTCTCACCGAGGCTATACCAGCTCAATGTACGACAAGCAATACCTACACAGACTGGGTTATCCTACTATTGAAGAAGAGGAAGATCTAACTATGAGAGACAGTGCCACTGAGACTGAAGATAGTGGAATTGACGAAGAATACATTACACGACGACCTGCTTGTTCCACTGAAGCATTTAAATTTTTTATGGAGCAGCATATTGAGAACGTGATAAGATCTGTGAAACAGAGAGAACAGCGACGTATGAAACTAGAGATGGAGATGGTTAAGAGAGGCTTAGATGAAGAGACCTCTGAGCAAATGAGACTCATTCTGGCACAAAAGGAGACGAACCACCTTCGATTAAAGAGAGCCAAAATGAACAAAACAATGTTTGAATCAATTACCAATCTTGGAGTTGGTGCTTTTGGTCGTGTGGACCTTGTCAGAAAGACTGACACAAAGCAATTGTATGCAATGAAGACCTTGCACAAAGCTGATGTCTTACAGAGACAACAGGTGGCCCATGTCAAAGCTGAGAGAGATATTTTAGCTGAGGCAGACAGTGAGTGGGTGGTGAAGCTGTACTACTCCTTCCAAGATCAGCAAAATCTTTACTTTGTGATGGACTACATTCCAGGAGGTGACATGATGAGTCTTCTGATTAAGCTTGGCACATTTCCTGAGCACCTTGCACTCTTCTACACAGCTGAACTGGTAATGGCCATTGAGTCAGTACACAAAATGAGATTTATCCATCGTGATATCAAGCCTGATAACATCCTCATTGACATTGATGGACACATCAAATTAACTGATTTTGGTTTGTGTACAGGGTTCCGTTGGACACATGAGTCAACACGCTATCACAACGCGTCTGGATCACACAAACGTCAGAGTAGCATTGTACCAGATGTGAGTGCTGCTGATCGTATGATGGAGAACTGTACATGTCATGAAGCCACTAAGACATTGGAAAGAAGAAGAGCTAAACAGCACCACAGATGTATGGCGCATTCCCTTGTTGGTACTCCTAACTACATTGCTCCTGAAGTACTGAGACAGCAGGGCTACACGCAGACGTGTGATTGGTGGTCTGTGGGTGTTATCCTTTTTGAGATGTTAGTGGGacaaccaccattttatgccaccaCTGCTTCAGAAACGCAGACAATGATTATTAACTGGCCAAAGTACCTCAAGGTGCCATCTCATGCCAGAATGACCCCTGAAGCTCGTGATTTAATCCAGAAATTGATGAGTGATCCTGACAGAAGAATTGGGACCAACGGTGCCCAGGAAATCAAAGCACATCCTTTCTTCAAAGTCCTTGACTGGGATGTGGGTATAAGAAACTATGAAGCACCATACATTCCTAAAGTGCTCTATGAGACAGACACTTCTAACTTTGACCCTCCTCAGGCACAAATGCTCCATAATTTCTCAACCAGAAGTCGAGACCAATCATTACCTGAAGGCCCAAACCATCCATTCTACGATTGGACATTTAGAAGATTTCAACATGACTCGCACCATCCACAAAGACACACCAAGAAACAAGCAAAGGAAAGCAAAAAATCACAACCTGTTTATGTATAG
- the LOC136258980 gene encoding NADH dehydrogenase [ubiquinone] 1 alpha subcomplex assembly factor 4-like, translating into MGKTASRLFRSSRAPTQPAAVNAARAQKRLVQEIPDNELFSQHKVLHDNLQSVYVQSQSTIKKTEQLYGSDVKEGGISSDDLLQIFYHRRSGGDILKWTPEKIATDYQISQTDAENLLRYFNNFVVSGKISELQAIAENPDK; encoded by the exons ATGGGTAAGACGGCATCAAGGCTGTTCCGGTCCTCCAGGGCGCCTACTCAACCAGCTGCTGTAAATGCAGCAAGAG CACAGAAGAGACTAGTACAAGAAATTCCAGATAATGAACTATTCTCACAACACAAAGTTCTACATGACAACCTACAATCTGTATATGTCCAGTCACAATCAACCATCAAAAAG acaGAGCAGTTATATGGAAGTGATGTTAAAGAGGGAGGCATTTCGTCAGATGATTTGTTACAGATTTTCTATCACCGCCGATCTGGTGGCGATATATTAAAATGGACGCCAGAAAAGATTGCCACTGATTATCAAATCTCACAGACTGACGCAGAAAATTTATTACGTTACTTTAATAATTTTGTAGTTAGCGGTAAAATATCTGAACTACAAGCAATAGCTGAAAATCCTGATAAATGA